In the Glycine max cultivar Williams 82 chromosome 19, Glycine_max_v4.0, whole genome shotgun sequence genome, atttttttacacataTTGTTCATTATAAagtttcttttaataattttcttttatatcttGGTCTTTCTCTATCTTTTATGACTGGAGACGGGCTGAATGCCACAAAAGTTAAAAATCACGCtatcaacttttttttgttggtatTTTTAGGATTCTTCCTTACACATGTTTAAATTATCTTAATcatttttgttacttttttcttaattaatgttacatcaatatttttttatatacaattattttgtatattgaCATATTTCTTTGCCGCACATTTATTTCAgcttatttatcttttgttatttttacttcttcttttatctctttttccttgcataattatttatcaatagtATATATTTCATTGTTAACTAGTGTTTGCAAAGTGTAATCTATCACCAACATAAACTCTTCCTTGTTTACGTCAATAAATATCCAATTACGCCAATaagttaaaatacaaaatataagtGCTGTTTTTCAAAATGACATTTAGGACTATAGTTGTGTATTGTACATcacctttttaattattatattgggGCTAAAAAATAGACTACATAAAATTACAAACCTCGCTAATAACGTCACACCCAATTCTTcatttttgattttaattaattagcatttttatgaaattcaactgaattttaattattagttatttaaacaaaaatttaataattaaaaaaacgcAAGGACCTGGCTGtgccaaacaaaatataaactaattaattaacacgaatatttttacttttttagggTGCTAGTCTCTCCTTTAAGTTTTCAGTATTCAAGAGGACCGCCTAAACCTCATGATAATagtgtttttaatatttcaatgcCAACTAACTCAAATACTAAACAACATTCATGTGTTTACGTATCTAAAAATACTTCACATTGATCCATAGAAACAATTTCAGAAATCGTATCTGCTAGTACAGGCCGAATTAATCAAGCGGCAGAAAAACTGACATTTCAACCACAACTCAGCCAAAACTAATATGAAGTGAAACCACTGAATGATTCCGGAACAAATAGACATCGTCAGACACGGAAGCTAGATCCAATATTCAGTACTCTTATTTCTCtcacatttgagaattaaaataagTTCAAACAAGGAAATTAGCAAATTTGCACTTGTATCTGTCAAGTAAATCACCTTTACTTTTTTCCAGTCATACCTGCAACCACCTGCAATGAGAAAGACACCATATCAGGAAATCATAAATGTGGTGGTAGGAGGCAGAAAACACATTCGAGCATCTTCATTGGGCAACTACAGCGGAGTTGctttattcattttttggttGGCCCTATAATGTCACATGGGATTGTAGAATTTCAACGAGTTTTCTTTCTATTGGTGCAAtccttaaaaacttaaaatgggTCCATACATTTGTCTCAATTTTTAAGAATTGTTCAGAATGGTTGCTTAAATAAGGAACGGTTCTTATATGAGAATTCTCACGTCAGTTGCTTCAATGGTAAAACAGCATAAGAACTTGTTTTAAGTTTAAGAATCCCATATGCAACTCCCATACGAGATGCTCTAAAGAGTAAAGACCCTTCAAAACGAGCAATTCTTGCTACTAATGACTGGTTAGCATCAATTGAGGAGGGCACTTAAAAAAACAGGAAGGTTTGTCTCATGTTGTATGAGTGGATGAAAAGAAAGTGACGGATGGTTTTCAAAACCCAGCCGCATACACTCTGATGCTGAAACTCGTTTGTTTCAATACAGCCTTTCATTAAGGCTCTAATTATATGTTATTCAAAAAAGGAGGGGACAGAGTACTCTCTCTAGACTATGCTGAAATTGGAAGCAATGGAAGATTATTCTGGAGTCTGAACCTTTAGATTTGAGGGCATAAGCAACACCATAAAGAATTTTAGTATGAAGAATACTATTACCAGCgatgaaacaaaatattttatatatttattacagtTATTGTCAAAAGCAGTACTCACATCGCTTAAAGCAGGTTGAGGAGGTTGCTTGGTTGCCTGATATGAATCCAACATGGGCCTCACAAAAGCAGGAAGAAAAAGACCTGAGGAGGATTACACAGCATACTAAGTGAATAGCTTGTCAGTAGAAAATGACTATATCCAAAGAGAAATACGTTCAATTTTAAACTAAATCTAAACTTGAGTAGGCTCGTGACACAGCATACACTGGTTATAGAGaacattaattaatcaaaagaaaatttaaaaccaGAAGCAAACCTCTCTTACTAGCATTCTGCTCTTCCTAACGCATAAAGAGGGAAACTACAAGAAAGGAACTAGGATCACAGAAAACAGAATTCTACGTTTTTACTTTTAGccttaattttacaaaaggatATTTGAAGAGCAATTTCAATTCAGTCGTATTGGTCATGTTGTCTTATCAGGTAAAAGGCATAGAAGGTTCAGGCAGTTAGGTGCACAAAAAATTCAGGTTAGAGCAAGAAAGATTGTTTCCATGATTGTGTTCTAAATGAGCATGCCAAGCATCAGCAAATAAAAGCTCAAGCAAATTTCTGGCTATAACAAGAAGAATTATTTTCATGATTGTGATCAAAATGGTATAACAATGTGGCTGGATTAAAGGATAATTAAGATCCACATTCACAATTTCAAGAAGTGCAAATGTAGCAGAATTCACACTAAAATCACACGCAAACAAACAGAaacaagtaaatgaaaacagatTGCACGAGCTCGGGACATAATTAGCAAGGTGTAAGTGACACTCATGCAGTTAACAATGTACATGCTGAACGTGCAGGTTATCAGATAAAATCGAATCTAAGATAAAATCTGCTTCCGAACCTTTGAAatactaaaattacaaatttctaTCATTTCCGAAAATTGAGTGGAGCATTCCATCAATCTCACAAGACTGAATCCCAATAACTAAATGCAGTTGTAAAGCTAAAACAATCAGCACCATCACACGAAATTATTAGCAAAAGGGAAAGGGCTAATGTTAGGGTTTTGGGAATACCGAAGCCAGCGATGAGACAGGAAGCGGCGACAACTGGCTCTTGAACGACGAACATCTTCAACCTCTCCATTACTGCCATTTTCGATTTCGATTTTCCTTCCTCGCTTCCAATTTCGATTATATAAATGCCTCAAATCTTCGTATCTTCtactctcttctcttctcctgtgtttttctctttctttttattatttttccatcTCAATTGCCCTACAAGTTCGGCCCATCAATCCGGACAAATGCCTTCTGGTTTATTCTTCCAATACTATTAAAAATTTTCTACAcccaatttattttaattttttttaactttatttctttttactttttctttttcattcttttttgttttctcttttccgTATAGCCTATAGAAATTagattgaaattaattattataaattttattatataaatttatatatatataaaatatacattataaatttaagtgttatattaattattttttaacataattaataccTATAAAAGTCATAGCTTCAAAacttacataaataattaattgtaaattatttggtgaaacatatttttaatataacgtGTCCTAAGTAGTTATAtgtaagaatatttttatttttccctctTACTTTTGGTGAATTGGAAAAATGCTTGCAAGAACAAAATCCCTTGCTGGCCACACAAACAGCCCACAATTCTGACCCAAACTGACATATTGAGCCCATATTCCTCTCCGCTGTACGATTTGGAGGACAACGAGGGCGCAAACAAAGGAAATAGTATTGTATTGGGCAGGAGAAGTTGtttaccatttttattttaagttttagctCTCCATATGACGTGTGGGACGTCTTTAATTATAATCTCTGGATAAATTAAATAGAATTAGGAAAtattaagtaaaatatataagGCATATGAATTCAAAAGATAAAgacttaatcatatttttaatcctGTCAAATAACATTATACGAGATTTTGATTCCAGAGTTATCTGagccaattaaattaaatattttttaatttatgtaactATAATCTTATTAGTCCCGTTCTACACTTAAATCCTCGAattgttattttctattatatttgAGTGTTTACAATAAATTTCtgataagaaataattttagaacTTCAACAACCataaaattagtgaaattttaatcaagtttaattttttttttataatatgtaaagactagaaagtttttttttatattaaatgaaatttgatgttttcctcaataaattttgaattgagaATTCCTTCACATAATTTATTCgagttaatttataaaaattgagttgaaaataaatatttaagtcaCGAATAGGAGATAATTGCTTTCCAAAAAGTAACTCATATATAAAAAGGCTATAAGTAGTTTTttgtttgggtttttttttatcacaattgTATATGTAAAACTTAAATTCGAGACTACTAGTCAAGTTTATGCTATAACAATCCTATCCTACACTAATTATTCCACACAAtagaaaaatatacaatttaattaatgattaaagaGTAAGACAAGTGTGATAGATATATTTATAGtcataattatttgttaatatgaaataataaaattgttgagGCCGCCCATTATTGACTAGACTTGGTCAGAATGTTAGTTTAATACAGGTACGATCCGTATAAATAAGAATATaggcataaaaaaaaatattgacatataaataagaatatacgcataaaacaaaatatactcaCATTTCACCACAGCCACAGGTTATGTCCTTCAAgatgttgcccttgctcctcaACAAAGAGTCATCCCAAACATTTTTATTAGAGTAGTTAGTCACTGAAATAAAGTGTTTGGCACTTTGTAGCTTGGAATCTACTTCAAGGAggtatttaaagaaaaatagttgttTCGAATCATCTACACAAAGATTTATGTACATCATCACATTAACAAAACAGATTCAATACAAAAGCACAACTTAGTATTTAGAGTATAAGAAGCACTAACAAAGCTACAAAATTACATAGATACCCGATAAAACAATTGGGGCCACTTTCCCTTTTGAATCCATTTCCTTTGTTTATCAATCTTTATGACATGCAGGACTATGATCCAAATCTTACAGAACTATGAACGGGGCAACATCCAACCCACTGTCCATCCCAAAAGCAAGCCAGCACCAACTAGACTCAATCCTAAAGCAAAGGCAACAGCATATGTTGTAATATCACATTTTGAATTGGCTTTCCTTTCTCCTTGTTTGGAATTGGATATTTTCTGCTTCCTCTTCCGTGAGCTTCTACCTTCATATGACATCCATGGAAGAGCCACTGGAAAGAGAGTAGAGATTGGCTGATCCTTGCTCTTAATCTGAATGCAAAGAGTTTCCAGCTGCAGAAATTGTAACCATTGCTTATAGGCAAAAAGTTGTGAAGCCTGTTTGAAAATGAGAGTAACAATATCCTCTTTCTCTGCGTAGGCTTTTTTTGCTGCTTCCTCTGCTTCCCTTGCACGTGTTTGAGAGTGACACAATGCTTCCATTAGTTGAGCTTTACTGGGGTCTCCATCAAAATTTTGTTGACTCTTTTTGACATCCTCATGCTTGGGGGTATGACTGCAACAATGTTGCAAGCCCaaacaaatattaaacaaaTCAAAAGCACAAAGTCTACATGAGTTCtacttgaaaaaaagaaaagaaaaatactagcATGCAGGAGACTCAGAAAAAAGTCATGAGAAGTTGAATCCTGTACAGAGTAACACTGAATATATTTGTCAACTTGTTTTGGCTAAAGATTTTGAGTGCAAATTTTAGCCACACAAGGCACTAATGCAATCATCTGACATTAatagcaaaataccttgaaCATTTGTCAGAAGCAAAATATAGAAGTCCTTCATTGGTAGAATGACCATGATTCTTATGCATCAATCTTGAATCTAAACTTCCTGGTGTATGACCTGTCAAATTGGAAAAGCTTCTGGATTTGGCTTCCCAGTCATAAGATGCTGTCTTTATTTTGTCATTATTAACATGAGCACATGGGTGCCCTCTAAGATGCTTCTTCTGTGGTGGGGGAAGATCACAATTTTCAATATGATTGAGAGATTTCTGTGAAACAAATGAAGCTAATTCATCTCTATCTGTAGTCCGCCACCATGGCTCAGCCTTATCACTTTCAATCCAAGAATAATCTGATTCCAAGGAAAAATCATCTGCTTTCTTGGAGGATCCAGAGCAGCCAACACAATCAATTTCCATTGTCTCATGTTTTTCCATCACATCCATTAATTCATGAAATTCTTCAGAATTCTTACTTAAATCACTAGCTAACAAAGTTTCTACCTCATCCTCTAATGCATTTAACTGTTCATATGTTAAACCCTTTTGATACCCATAATTAGGTTGTGAATGCAACCACCACCTACAGTCTGATGATAGATTAGAAATTGACGATTTCCTGTTAAAATGGGTAACATTAACTGTATTATGATCAGATTCATCTGCTGTACTGGCAGGTCCAGTATCAACTGATTTTGATGTTGCACATGAAGATTGGCAACAAGCCAACTTGGGAGCTCTTTTTGCATCTTCTTGGACAAAGCAACGATTAGCAGTTCTCTGCCACAGAGCCCTTGCTTCTGCTCCTGCCATTACTTATCTATTCTTTCTTCATACtttctaagaaaaataaaattattagtagTTTAAAAGGTCTGAACCTATTTAACAGGATTTATGCATTATGCATGGCAAAGTAGAAAACACAAAAGCACAAAGAAAATAGCCAGTAATTAGTTGACTACTAATACACTTCTaacagaaaatataataaatgcaaAACATTGAGATGCAAAGATTGGTACTACTACTCCCCACATAcactattaacaaataaatagaagaaagatattaaattttagtaCAGAGCAGAAAAGAAGGAAGACATGTCAGGGAAAATTAGAAGTCTGACCCCTGAAGTCCAAACAAACACTATGGTGTTTTAGCAACATGCTAATAGGTAATGAGTTCTGATTGTCACCAGAGACAGACCCAAGGAGGGGCATGCAAGGGCCCAGAACCCCCACCCTGTTAATCTTATAATTATGTATGTTAAAGTTTGTTCACTTTTGATCCCTCCCTTAATTGGTTTCTGCATTTGTGCTTGATTGTCACCAAGGCTATCCTTGTTTTGATAGGGGAAGAGGGAAATGCATTTGGATATGATACATCTTGTTGGAATAAACCTTCACCTTTCAAATACATTTCCATTTCCCACCTACTCAAGCAATCCCAGCCTAGGA is a window encoding:
- the LOC100795854 gene encoding uncharacterized protein, which encodes MAVMERLKMFVVQEPVVAASCLIAGFGLFLPAFVRPMLDSYQATKQPPQPALSDVVAGMTGKK
- the LOC100795323 gene encoding uncharacterized protein isoform X1, translated to MAGAEARALWQRTANRCFVQEDAKRAPKLACCQSSCATSKSVDTGPASTADESDHNTVNVTHFNRKSSISNLSSDCRWWLHSQPNYGYQKGLTYEQLNALEDEVETLLASDLSKNSEEFHELMDVMEKHETMEIDCVGCSGSSKKADDFSLESDYSWIESDKAEPWWRTTDRDELASFVSQKSLNHIENCDLPPPQKKHLRGHPCAHVNNDKIKTASYDWEAKSRSFSNLTGHTPGSLDSRLMHKNHGHSTNEGLLYFASDKCSSHTPKHEDVKKSQQNFDGDPSKAQLMEALCHSQTRAREAEEAAKKAYAEKEDIVTLIFKQASQLFAYKQWLQFLQLETLCIQIKSKDQPISTLFPVALPWMSYEGRSSRKRKQKISNSKQGERKANSKCDITTYAVAFALGLSLVGAGLLLGWTVGWMLPRS